The Meriones unguiculatus strain TT.TT164.6M chromosome 1, Bangor_MerUng_6.1, whole genome shotgun sequence genome has a segment encoding these proteins:
- the LOC110551609 gene encoding cytochrome c oxidase subunit 8A, mitochondrial → MSALTPLLLRGLTGTARRLVAPRAQIHSKPPREQLGVVDLTIGLTCSFVCCLLPAGWVLSHLDSYKKRE, encoded by the exons ATGTCTGCCCTTACGCCGCTACTGCTGAGGGGCCTGACGGGCACGGCCCGGCGGCTCGTGGCGCCGCGCGCTCAGATCCACTCGAAGCCGCCGCGGGAGCAGCTCGGGGTCGTG GATCTCACCATTGGGCTCACTTGCAGCTTCGTGTGTTGCCTTCTGCCTGCGGGCTGGGTCCTGTCACACCTGGACAGCTACAAGAAGCGGGAGTGA